A genomic window from Scomber scombrus chromosome 18, fScoSco1.1, whole genome shotgun sequence includes:
- the LOC133999742 gene encoding enoyl-CoA delta isomerase 1, mitochondrial-like → MALRAAVRNKSALSALLSQLSPCSSHGRVCVTQRRNNSTSPKIKVDFDQSAGVAVMRLQSPPVNSLSLDFLTEFCINLEKLEMDKSCRGLIITSSQPKVFSAGLDIMEMYGKSPESCGEFLRAVQEMWLKLYSSNMITIAAINGSCPAGGCLMSLTCDYRIMADNPCYSIGLNETQLGIVAPFWFKDTMVNTVGHRTTEMALELGLLYNPSEALKIGLVDKLVPEDQVLTTATQTMTKWLAIPDHARQITKSMMRKPTIDKLRSNREADIQNLVSFITKDSIQKSLRVYLEMIKKRKG, encoded by the exons ATGGCATTGAGAGCAGCAGTGAGGAATAAGAGTGCTTTATCAG CTCTTCTTTCCCAGCTGTCCCCCTGCAGCAGTCATGGCAGAGTGTGTGTCACTCAGAGGAGGAACAACTCCACCTCACCCAAAATAAAGGTGGATTTTGACCAGAGTGCAG gTGTCGCAGTGATGCGCCTGCAGAGTCCACCGGTCAACAGCCTAAGTTTAGATTTCCTAACAGAGTTTTGCATTAACTTGGAGAAACTGGAGATGGATAAGAGCTGCCGAGGCCTCATCATCACCTCG AGCCAACCCAAGGTGTTCTCAGCCGGGCTGGACATCATGGAGATGTACGGGAAGAGTCCAGAGAGCTGTGGAGAATTCTTGAGAGCCGTTCAAGAGATGTGGCTGAAACTCTACAGCTCCAACATGATCACTATAGCTGCAATCAAC GGTTCCTGTCCTGCCGGGGGATGTCTGATGTCTCTGACATGTGACTACAGGATAATGGCGGACAACCCGTGTTACAGCATCGGCCTTAATGAGACGCAGCTTGGCATCGTGGCACCTTTTTG GTTTAAGGACACCATGGTTAATACAGTGGGCCACAGGACCACAGAGATGGCCCTGGAGCTTGGACTGCTCTACAACCCTTCAGAAGCCCTGAAGATAGGCCTGGTAGACAAACTGGTACCAGAAGACCAGGTCTTGACCACAGCCACACAAACCATGACCAAGTGGCTGGCCATTCCAG ACCACGCCAGACAGATCACCAAGTCCATGATGAGGAAGCCAACCATCGACAAGCTAAGGTCCAACAGAGAGGCTGACATCCAAAACCTTGTCAGCTTCATCACCAAAGACTCCATTCAGAAATCGCTTCGTGTATATCTGGAgatgattaaaaagagaaagggcTAG